One genomic window of Buchnera aphidicola (Drepanosiphum platanoidis) includes the following:
- a CDS encoding nucleotide exchange factor GrpE, translated as MKNFLNKNDFKIKIKKLKKKYLKKKNIYYNLKKVYTDKIQKTNNQINKKSKKILKLSLKKIIIFLLPIIDDIERAISSFKKFKNTLNFFYKKTKKIYKLFLIIFKKFNIKIIKYKNVVFDPLIHQAVLTKKSSSVKENYIIKVLQKGYLINKILLRPAMVIVSSNF; from the coding sequence ATGAAAAATTTTTTAAATAAAAATGATTTTAAAATAAAAATAAAAAAATTAAAAAAAAAATATTTAAAAAAAAAAAATATTTATTATAATTTAAAAAAAGTTTATACTGATAAAATTCAAAAAACTAATAATCAAATAAATAAAAAATCTAAAAAAATTTTAAAGTTATCTTTAAAAAAAATTATAATTTTTTTATTACCTATAATAGATGATATTGAACGAGCTATTTCATCTTTTAAAAAATTTAAAAATACTTTAAATTTTTTTTATAAAAAAACTAAAAAAATATATAAATTATTTTTAATAATTTTTAAAAAATTTAATATTAAAATTATAAAATATAAAAATGTTGTTTTTGATCCATTAATACATCAAGCTGTATTAACAAAAAAATCTTCTTCAGTAAAAGAGAATTATATTATTAAAGTTTTACAAAAAGGATATTTAATAAATAAAATTTTGTTAAGACCAGCTATGGTAATAGTTTCTTCAAATTTTTAA
- the rnc gene encoding ribonuclease III yields MKQKVVKKIQKILGYVYNRKNLLKQALTHRSSSNQHNERLEFLGDSILSFVIATALYKHFPDVNEGDMSRMRASLVRGRTLAQIAFEFNLGKYLLLGQGELKSGGSKRESILANTIEAIIGSIFLDSNIKIVEKLILKWYKKRLIKITPKDTKKDFKTRLQEYLQSKHLPLPSYKVIKIYGEAHNQLFTIRCKIITFSKVSLGVGSSRRKAEQNAAKNILNLLRIK; encoded by the coding sequence ATGAAGCAAAAAGTAGTAAAAAAAATTCAAAAAATATTAGGATATGTATATAATCGAAAAAATCTTTTAAAACAAGCATTAACACATAGAAGTTCTAGTAATCAACATAACGAAAGATTAGAATTTTTAGGAGACTCAATACTTAGTTTCGTAATTGCTACAGCTTTATATAAACATTTTCCAGACGTTAATGAAGGAGATATGAGTAGAATGAGGGCTTCTTTAGTTCGAGGAAGAACTTTAGCCCAAATAGCTTTTGAATTTAATTTAGGAAAATATTTATTATTAGGTCAAGGAGAATTAAAAAGTGGAGGTTCTAAAAGAGAATCTATCTTAGCTAATACAATAGAAGCAATTATTGGAAGTATTTTTTTAGATAGTAACATTAAAATAGTTGAAAAATTAATTTTAAAATGGTATAAAAAAAGATTAATAAAAATTACACCTAAAGATACAAAAAAAGATTTTAAAACAAGGTTACAAGAATATTTACAATCTAAACATTTACCTCTTCCTTCATATAAAGTAATAAAAATATATGGAGAAGCTCATAATCAACTTTTTACAATACGATGTAAGATTATTACTTTTTCAAAAGTTTCTTTAGGTGTAGGGTCTAGTCGTAGAAAAGCTGAGCAAAATGCAGCAAAAAATATTTTAAATTTATTAAGGATTAAATAA
- the lepB gene encoding signal peptidase I, whose amino-acid sequence MINFFLMFLFFLFVITSISWIIKKIRFFNYKTKYKKKKKILINNFKKNLTELFPYILFIFVFRSFFLEPFQIPSRSMSPSLLAGDFIIVNKFIYFIKNPLTNNIIFKNYLPKRGDIIVFKFPLNKKINYIKRIIGIPGDIIIYDYKKKTISIKNSYKKTIENNNIKNINIKYKKCKFYHYKKNFFKKKYIYYEEIINNKVHYIKTKKNYLDQINLYWNQNNKIKGKWEIPSGYYFVLGDNRDNSFDSRYWGLVPEKNIVGKAFFIWFSIKQNKNEYPTNIRFKRIGTFIK is encoded by the coding sequence ATGATTAACTTTTTTTTAATGTTTTTATTCTTTTTATTTGTTATTACTAGTATTTCATGGATTATAAAAAAAATTAGATTTTTTAATTACAAAACAAAATATAAAAAAAAAAAAAAAATTTTAATAAATAATTTTAAAAAAAATTTAACTGAACTATTTCCATATATATTATTTATCTTTGTTTTTAGATCATTTTTTTTAGAACCTTTTCAAATACCTTCTCGATCAATGTCTCCATCATTATTAGCAGGAGATTTTATTATAGTAAATAAATTTATTTATTTTATCAAAAATCCTTTAACCAATAATATTATTTTTAAAAATTATTTACCAAAAAGAGGAGATATTATAGTTTTTAAATTTCCTTTAAACAAAAAAATAAATTATATAAAAAGAATTATTGGCATTCCGGGAGATATAATTATATATGATTATAAAAAAAAAACTATTTCTATAAAAAATTCATATAAAAAAACTATTGAAAATAATAATATTAAAAATATAAATATTAAATATAAAAAATGTAAATTCTATCATTATAAAAAAAATTTTTTTAAAAAAAAATATATATATTACGAAGAAATTATAAATAATAAGGTTCATTATATTAAAACAAAAAAAAATTATTTAGATCAGATAAATTTATATTGGAATCAAAATAATAAAATTAAAGGAAAATGGGAAATTCCATCAGGTTATTATTTTGTTTTAGGTGATAATAGAGACAATAGTTTTGATAGTAGATATTGGGGTTTAGTTCCTGAAAAAAATATCGTTGGAAAAGCTTTTTTTATATGGTTTAGTATTAAACAAAATAAAAATGAATATCCAACAAACATTAGATTTAAAAGAATAGGAACATTTATTAAATAA
- the lepA gene encoding translation elongation factor 4, whose translation MKKIRNFSIIAHIDHGKSTLSDRLIQKCGGLSEREMSNQVLDTMDIEKERGITIKAQTAAINYTSKNKKKYRLNLIDTPGHVNFSYEVFRSLYACEGALLVIDASQGIEAQTLANFYSAKKMNLKIIPVINKIDLPHAHPKIILKDLEKIIKIPPSEAVLCSAKTGKGINKLLEKIIHSIPKPSGNSKKLLQALIIDSWFDNYLGVVSLVRIKNGILKKNSKIQIMSTKKTYKIEKIGIFTPKTINLKKLKCGEVGWIIIGEKNILSAPVGDTITSVKNPSKKILKGFKKITPQIYSSLYPIDSNQYRNFRTALEKLSLNDASLFYQPENSKALGFGFKCGFLGVLHLEITKERLEREYNIDVISTSPAVIYKIKKNNKNIYINSPENFPKNNKKYIIKEPIAECTILLSEKYIGNIMNLCIKKRGIQKNMIYHNPRKIILIYEIPMSEVVLNFFDDIKSVSSGYASLEYKFKKFKKSDLVCLQIFINSEKIDALSLIIHTSKAIKKAKKIVAKMKNIIPKHQFEINIFAIIKNKIIAKSTIRQLRKNVLSKCYGGDISRKKKLLQKQKIGKKKMKKIGKINMPKESFFSILYSNKNYSGKKND comes from the coding sequence ATGAAAAAAATAAGAAATTTTTCAATAATTGCGCATATTGATCATGGAAAATCTACTCTTTCAGATAGATTAATTCAAAAATGTGGTGGATTATCTGAAAGAGAAATGTCTAATCAAGTTTTAGATACTATGGATATAGAAAAAGAAAGAGGAATTACTATAAAAGCTCAAACTGCTGCTATTAATTATACATCTAAAAATAAAAAAAAATATCGATTAAATTTAATCGATACTCCAGGACATGTCAACTTTTCTTATGAAGTATTTAGATCTTTATATGCCTGTGAAGGAGCTTTATTAGTAATTGATGCTTCTCAAGGAATAGAAGCTCAAACATTAGCAAATTTTTATTCAGCTAAAAAAATGAATTTAAAAATTATACCAGTAATTAATAAAATAGATTTACCACATGCTCATCCTAAAATAATTTTAAAAGATTTAGAAAAAATTATAAAAATACCACCTTCTGAAGCTGTTTTATGTTCAGCAAAAACTGGAAAAGGAATTAATAAATTATTAGAAAAAATTATACATTCTATTCCTAAACCTTCCGGAAACTCAAAAAAATTGTTACAAGCATTAATTATTGATTCTTGGTTTGATAATTATTTAGGTGTAGTTTCATTAGTAAGAATTAAAAATGGAATTTTAAAAAAAAATTCTAAAATTCAAATTATGAGTACAAAAAAAACATATAAAATTGAAAAAATTGGAATTTTTACACCTAAAACAATAAATTTAAAAAAATTAAAATGTGGGGAAGTTGGTTGGATTATCATAGGAGAAAAAAATATATTATCTGCACCAGTAGGTGATACTATTACATCTGTAAAAAATCCTTCAAAAAAAATTTTAAAAGGATTTAAGAAAATTACCCCACAAATATATTCTAGTTTGTATCCTATAGATTCTAATCAATATAGAAATTTTAGAACTGCATTAGAAAAATTAAGTTTAAATGATGCTTCACTATTTTATCAACCAGAAAATTCTAAAGCTTTAGGATTTGGGTTTAAATGTGGATTTTTAGGTGTATTACATTTAGAAATAACAAAAGAAAGATTAGAAAGAGAATACAATATAGATGTTATTTCCACTTCTCCGGCAGTAATATATAAGATAAAAAAAAATAATAAAAATATTTATATAAATTCTCCTGAAAATTTTCCAAAAAATAATAAAAAATATATTATTAAAGAACCAATTGCAGAATGCACTATATTACTTTCAGAAAAATATATAGGAAATATTATGAATTTATGTATTAAAAAAAGAGGAATTCAAAAAAATATGATTTATCATAATCCAAGAAAAATAATTTTAATTTATGAAATTCCTATGTCAGAAGTGGTATTAAATTTTTTTGACGATATTAAATCAGTTTCTAGTGGATATGCATCTTTAGAATATAAATTTAAAAAATTTAAAAAATCTGATTTAGTATGTTTGCAAATTTTTATTAATTCTGAAAAAATTGATGCATTATCTTTGATAATTCATACAAGTAAAGCAATAAAAAAAGCTAAAAAAATAGTAGCAAAAATGAAAAATATAATTCCTAAACATCAATTTGAAATTAATATTTTTGCAATTATAAAAAATAAAATAATTGCAAAATCAACTATTAGACAATTAAGAAAAAATGTATTATCAAAATGTTATGGAGGAGATATATCAAGAAAAAAAAAATTATTACAAAAACAAAAAATCGGAAAAAAAAAAATGAAAAAGATTGGAAAAATTAATATGCCTAAAGAATCATTTTTTTCTATTTTATACTCTAACAAAAATTATTCAGGAAAAAAAAATGATTAA
- the era gene encoding GTPase Era: MLSNTILIIGKVNVGKSTLFNKLLTTKISITSNKRNTTQKNIFGIQTQKNIQNVYIDTIGFKNILSIKNYILKKKYLKIKKYELKKINVILFVLEKNQIIKHFKNINKIIKFQKKIPIIIVINKIDYITNKHSLLPVIKKIKILSHINIIPISAKKKENIENLKKIIDTYACKVKNHNFNKYQKTNLSIQEQIINIIKEKFFRNFYKELPYSNNIKIKSFKLNKKKEYIIKVNVFIRKKSQKKIFIGKNGKKIKVCSIQAKKNIKKILKKKVHLFLTIKQKK; the protein is encoded by the coding sequence GTGCTTTCTAATACAATTTTAATAATTGGTAAAGTAAATGTTGGAAAATCTACTTTATTTAATAAATTATTAACAACTAAAATTTCTATTACATCAAATAAAAGAAATACTACTCAAAAAAATATTTTTGGAATTCAAACACAAAAAAATATTCAAAATGTTTATATAGATACAATAGGATTTAAAAATATATTATCAATTAAAAATTATATATTAAAAAAAAAATATTTAAAAATAAAAAAATATGAATTAAAAAAAATTAATGTAATATTATTCGTTTTAGAAAAAAATCAAATTATTAAACATTTTAAAAATATTAATAAAATCATAAAATTTCAAAAAAAGATACCTATAATTATAGTAATTAATAAAATTGATTATATTACAAATAAACATTCTTTACTTCCTGTAATAAAAAAAATTAAAATTTTAAGTCATATCAATATTATTCCAATTTCTGCAAAAAAAAAAGAAAATATAGAAAATTTAAAAAAAATTATTGATACTTACGCTTGTAAAGTTAAAAACCATAATTTTAATAAATATCAAAAAACAAATTTATCAATACAAGAACAAATTATTAATATAATTAAAGAAAAATTTTTTAGAAATTTTTATAAAGAACTACCATATTCTAATAATATAAAAATAAAAAGTTTCAAATTAAATAAAAAAAAAGAATACATTATTAAAGTTAATGTATTTATAAGAAAAAAATCTCAAAAAAAAATTTTTATTGGAAAAAATGGTAAAAAGATAAAAGTATGTTCTATTCAAGCTAAAAAAAATATAAAAAAAATATTAAAAAAAAAAGTACACTTATTTTTAACAATTAAACAAAAAAAATAA
- the dnaQ gene encoding DNA polymerase III subunit epsilon, translated as MNEPFTNRKIVLDTETTGMNTSGKIYLNHKIIEIGAVEIKNRKITNNNFHQYINPNRKIDESAFKIHGISNSFLKNKPLFSHIYLNFLNYIKNSEIIIHNASFDVNFLNYEFSFLNTKIKDITKICKVTDTLKMARVLFPGKRNSLDALCKRYKVISNRNFHGALLDANILAKIYLLMTSGQKSINFKILEEKNKKNISFSNYKNNRKPFFLKSSLKDLKNHKKYLNFIKK; from the coding sequence ATGAATGAACCTTTTACGAATAGAAAAATTGTATTAGATACAGAAACAACAGGAATGAATACTTCAGGAAAAATATATTTAAATCATAAAATAATTGAAATAGGAGCAGTAGAAATAAAAAATAGAAAAATTACAAATAATAATTTTCATCAATATATTAATCCTAATAGAAAAATTGATGAAAGTGCTTTTAAAATTCATGGAATATCTAATTCTTTTTTAAAAAATAAACCATTATTTTCACATATATATTTAAATTTTTTAAATTATATTAAAAATTCTGAAATAATTATTCACAATGCTTCTTTTGATGTTAATTTTTTAAATTATGAATTTTCTTTTTTAAATACAAAAATTAAAGATATTACAAAAATTTGTAAAGTTACAGATACATTAAAAATGGCTCGAGTTTTATTTCCTGGAAAAAGAAATTCATTAGATGCATTATGTAAAAGATATAAAGTAATTTCTAATAGAAATTTTCATGGAGCTTTATTAGATGCAAATATATTAGCTAAAATTTATTTGTTAATGACTTCTGGTCAAAAATCTATTAATTTTAAAATTTTAGAAGAAAAAAATAAAAAAAATATTTCTTTTTCAAATTATAAAAATAATAGAAAACCTTTTTTTTTAAAATCTTCATTAAAAGATTTAAAAAATCATAAAAAATATTTAAATTTTATTAAAAAATAA
- the acpS gene encoding holo-ACP synthase produces MIIGIGIDLLKYKRIKRIFKIFKNRFVKKILSKNEIKIFYKKKNINFLAKRFVIKEAASKAFGTGINYGIFFKNFEIYKNKKNKPKIKYFKKNLKFIKKKKIKKSYVSFTKEKKYFSSIVILEN; encoded by the coding sequence ATGATTATAGGAATTGGGATAGATTTACTTAAATATAAAAGAATAAAAAGAATTTTTAAGATTTTTAAAAATCGATTTGTAAAAAAAATTTTATCAAAAAATGAAATTAAAATATTTTATAAAAAAAAAAATATTAATTTTTTAGCTAAAAGATTCGTAATTAAAGAAGCAGCTTCTAAAGCATTTGGAACAGGAATAAATTATGGAATTTTTTTTAAAAATTTTGAAATTTATAAAAATAAAAAAAATAAACCAAAAATTAAATATTTTAAAAAAAATTTAAAATTTATAAAAAAAAAAAAAATAAAAAAATCTTATGTAAGTTTTACAAAAGAAAAAAAATATTTTTCATCAATTGTAATTTTAGAAAATTAA
- the gpt gene encoding xanthine phosphoribosyltransferase, with protein MCKKYIVTWDMMQIYAKILSLKLYKYKNKFKWNKIIAISRGGLVPCSIISRELEIRYVDTICVSSYNHDCFKETEIIKHSIIKDKNILIVDDLADTGRTIKIIKKIYPYSYFVTIFAKPLGRKLVDNYVINIPQKTWIEQPWDMEFSYTPPIVIKNNS; from the coding sequence ATGTGTAAAAAATATATTGTTACTTGGGATATGATGCAAATTTATGCAAAAATTTTATCTCTAAAATTATATAAGTATAAAAATAAATTTAAATGGAATAAAATAATTGCAATTAGTCGTGGAGGTTTAGTTCCATGTTCTATTATTTCTAGAGAACTTGAAATTAGGTATGTAGATACTATTTGTGTTTCTAGTTATAATCATGACTGTTTTAAAGAAACAGAAATTATTAAACATTCTATTATTAAAGATAAAAACATATTAATTGTAGATGATTTAGCAGATACTGGAAGAACTATAAAAATTATTAAAAAAATTTATCCATATTCATATTTTGTTACAATTTTTGCAAAACCATTAGGTAGAAAATTAGTAGATAATTATGTTATTAATATTCCTCAAAAAACTTGGATAGAACAACCATGGGATATGGAATTTTCTTATACTCCTCCAATTGTTATTAAAAATAATAGTTAA
- the tadA gene encoding tRNA adenosine(34) deaminase TadA, which translates to MKKNNDILWMNYAIFLSKISQNIGEVPVGAVLVYKKKIVVGVGWNQSICMHDPTAHAEIIALRNGGKYLKNYRLLNTELYVTLEPCNMCLNAILISRVKKIIFGAKNTSIKNNLKILKNNKKIQIKKNILKKKCKYILKDFFIKKRNI; encoded by the coding sequence ATGAAAAAAAATAACGATATTTTATGGATGAATTATGCAATATTTTTATCAAAAATTTCACAAAATATAGGAGAAGTTCCTGTTGGAGCTGTATTAGTTTATAAAAAAAAAATAGTAGTGGGAGTAGGTTGGAATCAATCTATTTGTATGCATGATCCTACAGCTCATGCAGAAATAATTGCTTTAAGAAATGGAGGTAAATATTTAAAAAATTATAGGCTTTTAAATACTGAATTATATGTTACTTTAGAACCTTGTAATATGTGTTTAAATGCTATTTTAATTAGTAGAGTAAAAAAAATAATTTTTGGAGCTAAAAATACATCTATAAAAAATAATTTGAAAATTTTAAAAAATAATAAAAAAATACAAATAAAAAAAAACATTTTAAAAAAAAAATGTAAATATATATTAAAAGATTTTTTTATAAAAAAAAGAAATATTTAA
- the mnmA gene encoding tRNA 2-thiouridine(34) synthase MnmA, giving the protein MNLKKKKKVIIAMSGGVDSSVSAFLLKKKYYVEGLFMKNWEENDENNYCQSKKNLKDAKKICDLLNIRLHKINFSAEYWNIVFKNFLYEYKKGNTPNPDIVCNKEIKFKICLKYVFNVLKADFIATGHYARNIVKNNINFLCKSIDKEKDQTYFLYTLKEKKLKKIIFPIGDLKKKKVRNIAKKNNFHVFNKKSSTGICFIEPKSFKKFITRYISKSRGNICTIENKIIGKHEGLFNYTIGQRKGLKIGGLKKHLNKPWYVVRKNIKQNSLIVAQGRNNIYLMSTILIAKNINWINKNFIKFPFKCKAKIRYLQKENLCVVKKYKKKLLKVIFFNKVSSVTPGQSIVFYKKEICLGGGIIKKNIIV; this is encoded by the coding sequence ATTAATTTAAAAAAAAAAAAAAAAGTTATTATTGCTATGTCTGGTGGTGTTGATTCTTCTGTTTCTGCTTTTTTATTAAAAAAAAAATATTATGTAGAAGGATTATTCATGAAAAATTGGGAAGAAAATGATGAAAATAATTATTGCCAATCTAAAAAAAACTTGAAAGATGCTAAAAAAATTTGTGATTTATTAAATATACGCTTACATAAAATAAATTTTTCTGCAGAATATTGGAATATAGTTTTTAAAAATTTTTTATATGAATATAAAAAGGGTAATACACCTAATCCAGATATTGTATGTAATAAAGAAATAAAATTTAAAATTTGTTTAAAGTATGTTTTTAACGTTTTAAAAGCAGATTTTATTGCTACTGGTCATTATGCAAGAAATATCGTGAAAAATAATATAAATTTTTTATGTAAAAGTATAGATAAAGAAAAAGATCAAACATATTTTTTATATACATTAAAAGAAAAAAAGTTAAAAAAAATTATATTTCCAATCGGAGACTTAAAAAAAAAAAAAGTAAGAAATATAGCAAAAAAAAATAATTTTCATGTTTTTAATAAAAAAAGTTCTACTGGAATATGTTTTATTGAACCTAAATCTTTTAAAAAATTTATTACTCGATATATTTCTAAATCTCGGGGAAATATATGTACAATAGAAAACAAAATTATTGGAAAGCATGAAGGTTTATTTAATTATACTATAGGTCAAAGAAAAGGGCTAAAAATAGGTGGTTTAAAGAAACATTTAAATAAACCCTGGTATGTAGTTCGTAAAAATATAAAACAAAATTCTTTAATTGTAGCTCAAGGAAGAAATAATATTTATTTGATGTCTACTATATTAATTGCAAAAAATATAAATTGGATTAATAAAAACTTTATAAAATTTCCTTTTAAATGTAAAGCTAAAATTAGATATTTACAAAAAGAAAATTTATGTGTTGTAAAAAAATATAAAAAAAAATTATTAAAAGTAATTTTTTTTAATAAAGTTTCATCAGTTACTCCTGGTCAATCTATTGTTTTTTATAAAAAAGAAATTTGTTTAGGTGGAGGAATAATTAAAAAAAATATTATCGTTTAA
- a CDS encoding enoyl-ACP reductase FabI encodes MKFLNGKKFLIIGLLNKYSIAYGIAKSMYLQGAKLAFTYKNKKLKNKILKIIKNFNSDILLKCNFKNDKEIKKLPKKLKKYNFKINGIIHAVAYLKLKFLNRSYLDGIVKKSFIKSHLITSYSFSLIAKVFYKHLKKNSTLLTISYLGSKRILKNYNFMGLAKASLESSVRYLSLALGPKIRVNAISPGPIKTASTYKIKNFNKLLLKYKNKSSLKKNVTLSEIGDVAVFLSSYLSRGITGQIIYVDGGFNNVIN; translated from the coding sequence ATGAAGTTTTTAAATGGAAAAAAATTTTTAATTATTGGCTTGTTAAATAAATATTCAATAGCGTATGGTATTGCTAAATCAATGTATTTACAAGGAGCAAAATTAGCATTTACATATAAAAATAAAAAATTAAAAAATAAAATTTTAAAAATTATTAAAAATTTTAATTCTGATATATTGTTAAAATGTAATTTTAAAAATGATAAAGAAATTAAAAAATTACCTAAAAAATTAAAAAAATATAATTTTAAAATAAATGGAATTATTCATGCTGTAGCATATTTAAAGTTAAAATTTTTAAACAGAAGTTATTTAGATGGAATAGTTAAAAAATCTTTTATTAAATCACATTTAATTACTTCTTATAGTTTTTCTTTAATAGCTAAAGTTTTTTATAAACATTTAAAAAAAAATTCTACATTATTAACTATTTCATATTTAGGATCTAAAAGAATTTTAAAAAATTATAATTTTATGGGATTAGCAAAAGCTTCTTTAGAGTCTAGTGTAAGATATTTATCTTTAGCATTAGGTCCAAAAATTAGAGTAAATGCAATTTCTCCAGGACCAATTAAAACTGCTTCTACTTATAAAATTAAAAATTTTAATAAATTATTATTAAAGTATAAAAATAAATCTTCTTTAAAAAAAAACGTTACTTTGTCTGAAATTGGTGATGTTGCTGTATTTTTAAGTAGTTATTTATCTAGAGGAATAACTGGGCAAATTATTTATGTTGATGGAGGTTTTAATAATGTTATAAATTAA
- the smpB gene encoding SsrA-binding protein SmpB, with product MNKKKKKNKIICRNKKIYFNYFIKKTFKAGLVLKGWEIKSVRKNMVDISNSYLIYKNFEIFLLNCRINPIKTTSINVDLDVSRTKKILLKKKEILFIKNNIQRKNYSLVPISMFWKKSWCKIKISLSKGKKNIDKREIKKTNTIKKELSRISKNFY from the coding sequence ATGAATAAAAAAAAAAAAAAAAATAAAATTATCTGTAGAAATAAAAAAATATATTTTAATTATTTTATAAAAAAAACTTTTAAAGCAGGGTTAGTTTTAAAAGGATGGGAAATTAAATCTGTACGTAAAAATATGGTAGATATTAGTAATAGTTATTTAATTTATAAAAATTTTGAAATTTTTTTATTAAATTGTAGAATTAATCCTATTAAAACAACATCTATAAATGTTGATTTAGATGTTTCTAGAACAAAAAAAATTTTGTTAAAAAAAAAAGAAATTTTATTTATTAAAAATAATATTCAAAGAAAAAATTATTCTTTAGTTCCTATTTCAATGTTTTGGAAAAAATCTTGGTGTAAGATAAAAATATCTTTGTCAAAAGGAAAAAAAAATATCGATAAAAGAGAAATAAAAAAAACTAATACTATAAAAAAAGAATTGAGTAGAATTTCTAAAAATTTTTATTAA